ACCAGACTGAGACCACTGGACTTGGGATCACTGGACTCGACCCAATTGCCGCTCGTACCTCTAAGGGTGGATCCATCTCACTGGATATCAGACTCTTTCATCCTTGAACTGATCCAGTGATCGAGGGGATTTGTGGCAGACCATGGTGTGGTGGCCATGATGTGACGAGACTCTGGCGGCcaattcacgagttcacacttacaaataatcagatagaaAAATGTATGCGTAGCATGTGTAGTATGCATATTAGGCGTGCTGTCCGAGCTTGGTATTTTGGCCCTAACCCAGATTACTCCCCCCATTCTGGTTAGTATTCTGGAAAGTAACCAGTGCaggtgtgaggagacggggtgaTGGAGGGATGCTGTCAAACTGTCGAGGAATATGGGTGAGTCGACCGTGTCTTATcgtgctgattgggtagatatgttgGTTACTGATTGCTGACAGCTGGCCGAGATGACGCGATGATTAGTCAGATTATTTGAAcgttgctcctcccgaattttgttaataaaacatcatgatGTGATGAGACGAGACTCTGGCGGCCATGATGTGACAAGACAAGACTCTGGTGTGGCAGCCATGACGTGACAAGACTCTGGTGTGGCGACCATAATATAACGAGACTCTGGCGTTGTGGCCATGGTGTGACAAGATGAGACTCTGGTGTGGCAGCCATTATGTGACAAACTCTGGTACAGCGGCCATGTCATGACGAGACTCTGGTGTGGGGGCCATGATGTGACAAGACTCTGGCATGGCAGGCATGACGTGACAAGACGAGACTCTGGTGTGGCGGCCATGACTTGACAAAACAAGACTCTGGCGTGGCGGATGTGATGAGACGAAACTCTGGCTTGGCGACCATGACGTGATGAGACTCTGGCGTGGCAGCCATGACGTAATGAGACTCTGGCTTGGCGACCATGACGTGATGAGACTAGACTCTGGCGTGGCAGCCATGATGTGATGAGACTCTGGCGTGGCAGCCATGACGTAATGAGACTCTGGCTTGGCGACCATGACGTGATGAGACTAGACTCTGGCGTGGCAGCCATGATGTGATGAGACTCTGGCGTGGCAGCCATGACGTAATGAGACTCTGGCTTGGCGACCATGACGTGATGAGACTAGACTCTGGCGTGGCAGCCATGACGTAATGAGACTCTGGCTTGGCGACCATGACGTGATgagactctggcgtggcggccatgacgTAATGAGACTCTGGCATGTTGACCATGACGAGACGAGACTATGGTGTGGCAGCCACAACGTGACAAAATGAGACTCTGGCATGGTGGCCTTTTACGTAACGAGACAAGACTCTGGCATCGCAGCCATGATGTGACGAGATGAGACTCTGGCATGACAGCTATGACTTGTCGAGACAAGATTCTGGCATAGCAGCCATGATGTGACGAGATAAGACTCTGGCATAACAGCCATGACTTTTCGAGACGCGATTCTGGCATGGTGGCCATGACGTGACGAGACAATGGAATAGTGGCCATTACGTGACGAAATAAGACTCTGGCGTGGCAGCCATGACATGAAGAATCTCTGGTGTGGCCACCATGACGTGACAAGACTCTGGCGTGATGGCCACGATGTGATGAGACGAGACTCTGGCATCGCGGCCAAGATGTGACGAGATGAGACTCTGGCGTAACGGACATGATGTGACGAGACTCTGGCGTGACGACCGTGATGAGACAAGATTTTAGTGTGGAAGCCATGATGTGAAGAAACTCTGGCGTGGCCACCATGACGTGACTAGACAAGACTCTGGTGTGACGGCCACGACGTGGCAAGACAAGACTTTGGCATAGCGCCCACAATATGACGAGATTagactctggcgtggcggccatgatgTGATGAGACTCTGGCATGGCATTTACTATAGGAGTGTTGAGTTCTTCATCATCCACTTTAACAGTAAATGATGAACCTTTCAGCATTAGGGTAAAGTAAAGATACTGAACAAGAGTCCAGTTAGGGGTATATTGAGGCATGAAACGATATGTTCATTTAAATCACTAAACGTGAAAAATGTCTTTAAGTGCCATGTCATTAAAGTCCTCTACAAAATCCTCAATGTCACAGTCACCTTGGTGAAGGTAAAGAGTGAGGTTGCTGTTATAATTAGTTTTTGATAGACTactttgaataaaatatttgcaatgggtttgtaaaaggtgtttttatgcatgcgTGGCCtgagtttttgttgcatttgcacTGTTTTGACCAGCAGGCATCACCAGcgtttgtatattttttaactCTTAATTTTTAATGAGTGCTTGATTGTCATTTGCTGCCCTGTGATGATGTGGGAGGGTCAGAGAAGAGCATGAGTATTTAAATGCCTAACTAAACTAAATAAACCACTATTTTATAGGTTCTTGTTTTCTGAGACAGGCAGGATGGATTTATCATCACAAAAATATGATCACGCTGAGTTTTGTTTTCCTGCAGTGAACAACTCTTGTCTTAAAGGCACACATCTTGTGTCCACTCAGACTGTGTTGTATCTCATATTGGTATCAGCGATGACTGTGACTATTCTAGGAAATTCTGTGGTCATCATCTCCATAGCACACTTCAAACAGCTCCAGACTCCCACTAACATCCTGGTGATGTCTCTGGCTCTCGCGGATCTTCTGCTTGGACTGGTGGTCATGCCTTTCAGTATGATCCGCTCTGTCAATGGCTGCTGGTACTATGGAGATGCCTTCTGTTTGCTTCACTCCAGTTTTGACTTATTTCTTACATCTGTGTCTATTTTTCATCTCATTTTTATTGCCATTGATCGACATCAGGCTGTGTGTTATCCTCTTCAGTACCCTACGAGAATAACCATACCTATTGCATGGGTCATGGTGCTGATAAGTTGGAGCATGGCTGCGTTatattcatatggattagtgtACTCAAAAGCTAATGTGGAAGGACTGGAGGAATTTATTGAATCCATGTACTGTATGGGAAGTTGCACTCTGCTTTTCAATGCATTGTGGTCTGTTTTGGACACGTTACTAACTTTTTTCTTGCCTTGTTCTGTCATGATTGGACTATATGCAAGAATTTTTGTAATTGCAAGAAAGCACATTAGAACAATTGGTGATGCAAATCAGCATGAAAATGAGAGCACGTTTAAGAGCTCTCGACGATCTGAGCGCAAAGCAGCAAAAACTCTTGGTGTGGTTGTGGGTGCCTTTATTATTTGCTGGCTGCCATTTTTTATTAACT
This genomic window from Chanodichthys erythropterus isolate Z2021 chromosome 4, ASM2448905v1, whole genome shotgun sequence contains:
- the LOC137018581 gene encoding trace amine-associated receptor 13c, which gives rise to MDLSSQKYDHAEFCFPAVNNSCLKGTHLVSTQTVLYLILVSAMTVTILGNSVVIISIAHFKQLQTPTNILVMSLALADLLLGLVVMPFSMIRSVNGCWYYGDAFCLLHSSFDLFLTSVSIFHLIFIAIDRHQAVCYPLQYPTRITIPIAWVMVLISWSMAALYSYGLVYSKANVEGLEEFIESMYCMGSCTLLFNALWSVLDTLLTFFLPCSVMIGLYARIFVIARKHIRTIGDANQHENESTFKSSRRSERKAAKTLGVVVGAFIICWLPFFINSIMDPYINFSTPVALFEAFVWLGYINSTINPIIYGLFYPWFRKTLSLIITMRIFEPNSSDISVFTV